A genomic window from Chitinophagaceae bacterium includes:
- a CDS encoding dehydrogenase E1 component subunit alpha/beta → MITFNRHEYDNDTLVALYKALVKPRVIEEKMLNLLRQGKISKWFSGIGQEAIAVGATMALDADEYIMPLHRNLGVFTSRNMPFVKLFSQWQGNENGFSKGRERSFHFGSNEHHIVGMISHLGPQLTIANGISLAHQLRKENKVSLAFTGEGGTSEGDFHEALNVASVWNLPVIFLIENNGYGLSTPSSDQFRCEKLADRAIGYGMEGITIDGNNILEVYDTIKGVRDYCIKNQRPYLVECMTFRMRGHEEASGVKYVPKELIETWAKKDPLVNYENYLLANNIIGEALKEEVRNAVKLEIEEGLQIAFAEPEITIDTEKEIQDVYAPYAPVITTPSSTGSEKRLVDAIAQGMKQAMERHPELILMGQDIADYGGVFKITDGLLQLFGKDRVRNTPLCESAILGAALGLSVKGFKSMVEMQFGDFVTCGFNQIINNLAKIHYRWGQNADVVIRMPTGAGVGAGPFHSQSNEAWFTHTPGLKVVYPATPYDAKGLLLAAFEDPNPVMYFEHKALYRSISGMVPDEYYTVEIGKANLVQEGDDVSIITYGAGVHWAAEEIALRKKENPDFSADLLDLRTLLPFDKDAIATTVKKTGKVIMLHEDCLTGGIGGEIAAFISENFFEHLDAPVMRCGSLDTPVPFAIPLENNFLPKERFRKVLEKMLKY, encoded by the coding sequence ATGATCACTTTCAACCGCCACGAATACGATAATGATACATTAGTTGCACTTTACAAAGCGCTCGTAAAGCCAAGGGTAATAGAAGAAAAAATGTTGAACCTGCTGCGACAGGGAAAAATCTCCAAATGGTTTTCAGGTATCGGTCAGGAAGCGATTGCCGTTGGCGCAACCATGGCTTTGGATGCCGATGAATACATTATGCCATTGCACCGCAACCTCGGTGTTTTCACCTCGCGCAACATGCCGTTTGTAAAACTCTTTAGTCAGTGGCAGGGAAATGAAAACGGTTTTTCAAAAGGCCGCGAACGTTCTTTTCATTTCGGCTCCAATGAGCATCACATCGTTGGGATGATCTCTCATCTGGGACCACAACTCACTATTGCGAATGGCATTTCATTAGCGCATCAGCTACGCAAAGAAAACAAGGTGTCACTTGCTTTCACCGGCGAAGGCGGCACCAGCGAAGGAGATTTTCATGAAGCATTGAATGTTGCCAGTGTCTGGAATTTGCCGGTCATCTTCTTAATTGAAAATAACGGCTACGGATTATCTACTCCCTCCTCCGATCAGTTCCGATGCGAGAAATTAGCTGACCGGGCGATTGGATATGGAATGGAAGGCATTACGATAGATGGAAATAATATTCTGGAAGTGTACGATACTATCAAAGGCGTTCGTGATTACTGCATCAAGAATCAACGGCCTTATCTTGTAGAGTGCATGACTTTTCGCATGAGAGGGCACGAAGAAGCAAGTGGTGTGAAATATGTTCCGAAAGAATTGATTGAAACATGGGCCAAAAAAGATCCGCTTGTTAACTATGAAAATTACCTGCTTGCAAATAATATTATCGGGGAAGCTTTGAAGGAAGAAGTGCGAAACGCTGTTAAGCTTGAAATAGAGGAAGGTTTACAAATAGCTTTTGCCGAACCGGAAATAACCATTGATACGGAAAAGGAGATACAGGATGTGTATGCTCCTTATGCACCGGTCATCACAACGCCTTCATCAACCGGTTCCGAAAAAAGATTGGTTGATGCCATTGCACAAGGCATGAAGCAGGCAATGGAAAGGCATCCTGAATTGATTTTGATGGGACAAGACATAGCAGATTATGGTGGTGTTTTTAAAATCACGGACGGATTGCTACAACTTTTCGGGAAAGACCGTGTGCGAAATACGCCGCTTTGTGAATCAGCCATTCTTGGCGCTGCGCTTGGATTATCAGTGAAAGGATTTAAGTCAATGGTGGAAATGCAGTTTGGCGATTTTGTGACCTGTGGCTTCAACCAGATCATCAATAACCTCGCAAAAATCCATTACCGCTGGGGACAAAATGCAGATGTGGTGATTCGCATGCCAACAGGAGCAGGTGTAGGCGCAGGACCGTTTCATTCGCAAAGCAATGAAGCATGGTTCACCCATACACCCGGCTTGAAAGTAGTATATCCTGCAACGCCTTACGATGCGAAGGGATTGTTGCTGGCAGCATTTGAAGATCCGAATCCTGTAATGTACTTCGAGCACAAAGCATTGTACCGGAGTATTTCCGGAATGGTGCCGGATGAATATTATACTGTTGAAATAGGTAAAGCCAACCTGGTGCAGGAAGGTGATGATGTATCCATCATCACGTATGGCGCCGGCGTTCATTGGGCAGCGGAAGAAATTGCGCTTCGCAAAAAGGAAAATCCGGATTTCTCTGCTGACCTTCTTGATCTGCGCACCTTGCTGCCATTTGATAAAGATGCAATTGCTACTACCGTGAAGAAGACCGGCAAAGTGATCATGCTGCATGAAGATTGTTTAACCGGTGGCATCGGCGGAGAAATCGCTGCCTTCATTTCCGAAAACTTTTTTGAACATCTTGACGCTCCGGTTATGCGTTGCGGATCTTTGGATACACCTGTTCCATTCGCCATTCCGCTGGAGAATAATTTTCTTCCGAAAGAAAGATTTAGAAAGGTGTTGGAAAAGATGTTGAAATATTAG
- a CDS encoding sigma-70 family RNA polymerase sigma factor, translating into MEINEDILKRCGKNDRKAQYELYRVCYPLLMSICSRYHQNEIDSRAVLNEGFLKIILNLSKYSTQVPFNFWIRRIMLNTIIDHFRKEKNYITNTAHAEHADLQVVGGQDVTLRDNYDAEALLDLVRRLPKATGTVFNMFAIDGYSHFEISKLLGISEGTSKWHTSEARKKLSAMLKEEERFTLKLKSQ; encoded by the coding sequence ATGGAGATCAACGAAGACATACTAAAGAGATGCGGAAAAAATGACCGTAAAGCACAGTACGAATTGTATCGTGTATGCTATCCATTGCTCATGAGCATTTGTAGCCGGTACCATCAAAATGAAATTGACAGTCGAGCTGTGTTGAATGAAGGGTTTCTGAAAATCATTTTGAACCTCAGCAAATATTCAACGCAGGTTCCCTTTAATTTCTGGATAAGAAGAATTATGCTTAACACGATCATTGACCATTTCAGAAAAGAAAAAAATTACATCACCAACACCGCACACGCTGAACATGCTGATTTGCAAGTGGTAGGTGGTCAGGATGTAACACTTCGTGATAACTATGATGCTGAAGCGTTGCTTGATTTGGTGCGCAGGTTACCCAAAGCAACCGGCACCGTGTTTAACATGTTTGCCATTGATGGATATTCTCATTTTGAAATATCGAAACTGCTGGGAATTTCAGAAGGCACTTCGAAATGGCATACGTCAGAGGCACGTAAAAAACTGAGTGCGATGCTGAAAGAAGAAGAACGCTTTACTCTTAAATTAAAAAGCCAATGA
- a CDS encoding aryl-sulfate sulfotransferase produces the protein MTRFLLLCLCAFSIAGNAQTVGWFYSNPGTADGYVLFAPGSSNNTYLLDKCGKKIHQWQSFYDPGLAVYLLEDGTLLRCGNTNNSQFMGGGQGGIVEKFDWNSNLLWYYKISDSEQCQHHDAIQLPNGNVLAIAWEYHTKADAQANGRVSLGTKMWSDKIVEIQPVGADSGIIVWQWRAWDHLVQDVDNAKANYGVVTEHPELLDINLGTLNTQQADWLHLNGLSYNETLDQLMVSCHNLNEIFIIDHSTTLEESASHAGGNSGHGGDLMYRWGNPENYDRGTTDDRKLYQQHHAHWTSDDDNEILYFNNGVGRPGTDYSTVETFKLPAMVNNNYPLGADSAYLPLAQNWIYAANPVSSLFSMVMGSAQRLPNGNTLICNATAGTFLEIDSQGNNLWKYVNPIDQNGNTAQGDQPFMNSCFRVTNYAADYPGLAGQVLTPGEPLELNPDNYICSSIPTLIADVDVDDQNPSVYPNPFRNNFNLHIPAELKQASLQIHDVTGRLLYEENNIALAAHTDHQVSLLLPPGVVIISVKDALQLYSWNTRAVVQ, from the coding sequence ATGACACGATTTTTACTCTTATGCCTGTGTGCTTTTTCAATAGCAGGCAATGCACAAACAGTTGGCTGGTTTTATAGCAATCCCGGCACAGCAGACGGATATGTGTTGTTCGCACCCGGAAGCAGCAACAATACCTACCTGCTTGATAAATGCGGAAAAAAAATCCATCAATGGCAAAGTTTTTATGATCCCGGACTTGCTGTGTATCTGCTTGAAGATGGCACATTGCTTCGCTGTGGCAATACCAACAATAGTCAGTTCATGGGCGGCGGTCAGGGTGGAATTGTAGAAAAATTTGACTGGAACAGCAATCTGCTCTGGTACTACAAAATTTCCGACAGCGAACAATGCCAGCATCACGATGCCATTCAGTTACCTAACGGAAATGTGCTTGCTATCGCCTGGGAATATCACACTAAAGCTGATGCGCAGGCAAACGGACGCGTATCGTTGGGAACCAAAATGTGGTCCGATAAAATTGTGGAGATTCAACCTGTTGGTGCTGATTCAGGAATTATCGTTTGGCAATGGCGTGCATGGGATCATTTGGTGCAGGACGTGGATAACGCCAAAGCAAATTATGGTGTGGTGACGGAACATCCGGAGTTACTTGACATCAATCTCGGCACGTTAAATACACAACAGGCAGATTGGCTGCATTTAAATGGATTGTCTTATAATGAAACACTTGATCAACTCATGGTCAGTTGCCACAACCTTAACGAGATTTTTATAATCGATCACAGCACTACGCTCGAAGAATCTGCTTCACATGCAGGCGGAAATTCCGGTCATGGGGGTGATCTGATGTACCGTTGGGGCAATCCTGAAAATTATGATCGTGGTACTACTGATGATAGAAAATTGTATCAGCAACATCACGCGCACTGGACTTCCGATGATGATAATGAAATCCTGTACTTCAATAATGGAGTAGGTCGTCCGGGTACCGATTATTCAACAGTGGAAACTTTTAAACTTCCTGCAATGGTTAACAATAATTATCCATTGGGTGCTGATTCCGCTTATCTGCCATTAGCCCAGAACTGGATCTATGCGGCAAACCCGGTATCCTCTCTTTTTTCCATGGTAATGGGTAGCGCGCAGCGGCTGCCGAATGGTAATACACTGATCTGCAATGCTACTGCGGGAACATTTTTAGAAATTGACAGTCAGGGAAATAATCTGTGGAAATATGTGAACCCCATTGATCAGAATGGCAATACTGCACAAGGCGATCAGCCATTTATGAATTCCTGTTTCCGCGTCACCAACTATGCAGCTGATTATCCCGGATTAGCCGGCCAGGTGCTCACTCCCGGTGAACCACTTGAACTGAATCCTGACAATTATATCTGTTCTTCCATTCCCACATTGATTGCAGATGTAGATGTGGATGATCAAAATCCTTCTGTTTATCCTAATCCTTTCCGGAATAATTTTAACCTGCATATTCCTGCTGAATTAAAGCAGGCCAGCCTGCAGATTCATGATGTTACAGGACGATTGCTGTATGAAGAAAATAATATTGCTTTAGCAGCACATACAGATCATCAGGTTTCACTTTTATTGCCTCCCGGTGTTGTAATAATTTCAGTAAAAGATGCGCTGCAGCTTTATAGCTGGAATACGCGGGCAGTGGTGCAATAA
- a CDS encoding L,D-transpeptidase gives MFIFLDKSDYRLFLLQDTLFLKEYAVVLGSNAIDDKLRQGDGCTPEGIFSLRDKYPHSKWNKFMWIDYPNDDSRKKQAAAIAAGNIAAGTAIGGEVGIHGVPAGMDWLIDQQRNWTLGCISLRNKDVSEVYERVQQGTRIIIRK, from the coding sequence GTGTTCATTTTTCTTGATAAGAGTGATTACCGGCTTTTCCTATTGCAGGATACTTTATTCCTGAAGGAATATGCGGTGGTGTTGGGATCAAATGCCATTGATGACAAGCTGAGACAAGGAGATGGTTGCACACCGGAAGGGATATTTTCTCTTCGTGATAAATATCCTCATAGCAAGTGGAATAAGTTTATGTGGATTGATTATCCGAATGATGATTCAAGAAAAAAGCAGGCAGCAGCAATTGCCGCTGGAAATATTGCAGCGGGAACAGCGATCGGTGGAGAAGTGGGCATTCATGGTGTGCCGGCAGGAATGGACTGGCTGATTGATCAGCAGCGAAACTGGACGCTTGGCTGCATATCACTCAGGAATAAGGATGTGAGTGAAGTATATGAACGGGTGCAGCAGGGAACCAGGATAATTATCAGGAAATAA
- a CDS encoding aryl-sulfate sulfotransferase encodes MTRLLILLFCAFSLTANAQSVGWFYSNPGAADGYVLFAPSSNKTTFLIDKCGKQIHQWQSVYDPGLAVYLLNDGTLLRCGNTDNFQFPGGGQGGILEKFDWNGSLLWSYLISDSEQCQHHDAIQLPNGNIIAIAWEYHTSTDAQDNGRVTLGTKMWSDKIVEIQPVGTDSGIIVWQWRAWDHLIQDADSTKLNYGVVKDHPELIDINLGTLTTQQPDWLHLNALSYNATLDQLMVSCHNLDEIIIIDHSTTLAEASSHQGGNSGHGGDLMYRWGNPENYDRGTVDDKKLFQQHHPHWISDDNNEILLFNNGVGRPGIDYSTVETFKLPPMINNNYPLAVDSSYLPLAQDWIYAANPTSSLFSLVMGSAQRLPNGNTIICNATSGTFLEIDSPGNNLWKYVNPIGLNGSTSQGNLPLKNSCFRVTYLSADDPGLAGQILIPGEPLELNPNPYLCENLPTAAASINFNEQRFTVYPDPFRNNFNIHIPVALQNALLQIHDVTGRLLYEEKNMDALSSSDHRIEFNKQQGMIIITLKDETGNYLWKTTAIAL; translated from the coding sequence TTGACCAGATTATTAATTTTACTCTTCTGTGCATTTTCATTAACAGCCAACGCTCAAAGTGTAGGTTGGTTTTATAGTAATCCCGGTGCTGCTGACGGATATGTGTTGTTTGCACCTTCGAGCAATAAAACGACTTTCCTTATTGACAAATGCGGCAAACAAATACATCAGTGGCAAAGCGTTTATGATCCTGGCCTTGCTGTTTACCTGCTCAATGATGGCACGTTGCTTCGCTGCGGCAATACTGATAACTTTCAATTTCCAGGTGGAGGTCAGGGAGGTATATTGGAAAAATTTGACTGGAATGGTTCACTGCTTTGGTCTTATCTGATATCTGATAGTGAACAATGCCAGCATCATGATGCCATTCAATTGCCGAATGGAAATATCATTGCCATTGCATGGGAATATCACACCAGCACGGATGCACAAGACAATGGACGTGTAACACTTGGAACCAAAATGTGGTCTGATAAAATTGTGGAGATACAGCCGGTTGGCACTGACTCGGGAATAATTGTGTGGCAATGGCGCGCCTGGGACCACTTGATACAGGATGCAGATAGCACCAAGTTAAATTATGGAGTGGTAAAAGATCATCCCGAACTGATCGACATCAATCTCGGAACGCTCACTACGCAACAACCCGACTGGCTGCACTTGAATGCTTTGTCTTACAATGCAACACTCGATCAACTCATGGTCAGTTGCCACAACCTCGATGAGATTATTATTATCGATCACAGCACGACCCTCGCAGAAGCCTCATCACACCAAGGTGGAAATTCAGGGCATGGTGGCGATTTAATGTACCGTTGGGGCAATCCTGAAAATTACGACCGAGGTACGGTAGACGATAAAAAACTATTTCAGCAACACCATCCACACTGGATTTCAGATGATAATAATGAAATCTTGTTGTTCAACAATGGAGTTGGCAGGCCGGGTATTGATTATTCAACAGTGGAAACATTTAAACTTCCACCGATGATCAACAACAATTATCCGCTTGCAGTGGATTCATCGTATCTGCCACTTGCACAAGATTGGATCTATGCAGCTAATCCCACGTCGTCCCTCTTTTCTTTGGTAATGGGCAGCGCACAACGACTCCCGAATGGGAATACCATCATCTGCAATGCTACATCGGGAACATTTCTCGAGATCGACAGTCCCGGTAACAACCTCTGGAAATATGTAAACCCGATTGGTTTGAATGGCAGCACTTCACAGGGAAATCTGCCCTTGAAGAATTCCTGTTTCCGGGTCACTTACCTGTCAGCTGATGATCCCGGACTGGCCGGTCAGATCCTTATTCCCGGTGAGCCACTCGAGTTGAATCCTAATCCTTACCTATGTGAAAATTTGCCTACTGCTGCCGCTTCGATCAATTTCAATGAGCAGCGATTTACTGTTTATCCGGATCCATTCCGGAATAACTTTAACATTCATATTCCGGTTGCATTGCAAAATGCATTGCTGCAGATTCATGATGTTACCGGCAGACTTTTGTATGAAGAAAAAAACATGGATGCTTTATCTTCTTCGGATCACAGGATTGAGTTTAACAAGCAGCAAGGAATGATTATCATCACTTTGAAAGATGAAACGGGAAATTATCTGTGGAAGACCACAGCAATTGCTTTGTGA
- a CDS encoding nuclear transport factor 2 family protein: MKNTLLIISIFFLNPACTSHVTQQSTEKNTLNIDSMKMVLMETDIAFSDLSLQKGTHEAFINYVADKGVLLRPNHLPIIGKDSVHSYLFAKPDTAFVLTWQPLFADIAASGELGYTYGTYKFKIKSTNESEAGTYVSIWKQDTSGHWKYVLDTGNSGLLP, from the coding sequence ATGAAAAACACTTTACTGATCATCAGTATTTTCTTTTTAAACCCAGCCTGCACTTCGCACGTTACGCAGCAAAGCACCGAAAAGAATACGTTGAATATTGATTCGATGAAAATGGTGTTGATGGAAACAGATATTGCTTTTTCAGATTTGTCATTACAAAAAGGAACACATGAAGCCTTCATCAATTATGTAGCTGATAAAGGTGTATTGTTAAGGCCAAATCATCTGCCTATTATTGGAAAAGATTCTGTGCACTCCTATTTATTTGCAAAACCGGACACTGCATTTGTACTAACCTGGCAGCCACTATTTGCAGACATTGCTGCCTCCGGTGAATTAGGTTATACGTATGGCACTTATAAATTCAAAATTAAAAGCACAAATGAATCCGAAGCAGGAACTTATGTAAGCATCTGGAAACAGGATACCAGCGGCCATTGGAAATATGTGCTGGACACGGGAAATTCAGGATTATTGCCATGA
- a CDS encoding WG repeat-containing protein produces the protein MNKLLLVFSLSLSFNLPGIAQQLETFESNGKYGMKESISGKVIMAPRYDEIYIFSEGLAIVTLDEQYGYVDKTGKEVIAPQYAEATSFSEGLASVSDGTGWGYIDKTGKVVLPFEYDEANPFNEGLAFVAKNGSSGAIDKTGKVIIPLIYDYGMSFSQGLAVVEKDGFSGIIDLKGNFVVPMKYLEIDDYSQGLASVNKDNRWGFINRQGQEVIKPEYDYASPFSEGLAAVMIAEKGGYIDLQGNIVIPLIYDKTGTFSGGLSMVEMNGKQFYIDRKGNCVEHDGLPCGK, from the coding sequence ATGAACAAATTACTTCTTGTCTTCTCGCTGTCACTTTCTTTTAACCTACCGGGAATCGCCCAGCAATTGGAGACTTTTGAATCAAACGGGAAATACGGAATGAAGGAATCTATAAGCGGAAAGGTGATCATGGCGCCCAGGTACGATGAGATTTATATTTTCTCAGAAGGTCTGGCAATCGTTACGCTTGATGAGCAATACGGATATGTAGACAAGACCGGTAAAGAAGTGATTGCGCCGCAATATGCAGAAGCCACCTCTTTCTCTGAAGGTCTGGCCAGTGTTTCTGATGGAACAGGCTGGGGATATATTGACAAAACCGGTAAAGTTGTATTACCATTTGAATATGATGAGGCCAATCCATTTAATGAAGGTCTCGCTTTTGTTGCCAAAAATGGTTCGTCCGGAGCCATTGATAAAACAGGCAAAGTGATTATACCATTGATTTACGATTACGGGATGTCGTTTTCTCAGGGATTAGCCGTTGTGGAAAAGGATGGCTTTTCCGGTATTATTGATCTTAAAGGCAATTTTGTAGTTCCTATGAAATACCTCGAAATTGACGATTACTCACAAGGTCTTGCATCGGTTAACAAGGATAACAGATGGGGATTCATTAACCGTCAAGGTCAGGAAGTGATAAAACCGGAATATGACTATGCCTCCCCGTTTTCGGAAGGATTGGCCGCTGTAATGATTGCTGAAAAAGGAGGTTATATTGATTTGCAAGGGAATATCGTAATTCCACTTATTTATGATAAGACGGGCACTTTTTCGGGAGGACTCTCTATGGTTGAAATGAATGGCAAACAGTTTTATATTGACCGGAAGGGCAATTGCGTAGAGCATGATGGTCTGCCTTGCGGCAAATAG
- a CDS encoding PKD domain-containing protein → MKTFTIIPLLLALLVSSQAQVCYVDFAFSQNASNVYFANLSEPIDSTTSFVWSFGDGTSSTDINAEHYYSSQGIYEVCLFMQNANGCADQHCDTLYVDSTNTVSCFAGFNYTEDGLQLTFSNSSIPGAGQIACSWNFGDGSTSTAFEPVHEYSQAGMYLVCLQISSLLGCSDTYCEFVTVTNPGCSASFTFQAAGSEVQFYASNGSGGTGTYSWNFGDGETSSQVNPLHNYAAAGLYNVCLQYTDSNCSATACDSFYVNSGDSCYADFYAYQSYASVIFMSYNYDPSKTYFWDFGDGTYASDASVSHQFQDEGIYTVCLVVSDSSCMATSCQSIYYSPDSISNNGGSCEAAFEVAAIDTANSTVWLTEMSTGANSYLWSFGDGTSSTVQYPSHTYAQNGSYQVCLSIECDSNNTSSYCQWIGLMDSLVNGGVDITRSGFVLNVKPQVISAISPIETQKLTVFPNPVNDALQFTFPASINGIANLRILNRVGQLVDQKNIAVNAGGFNTVDLRHLNSGMYLLQLVSDGKIFTGSFVKQ, encoded by the coding sequence ATGAAAACTTTTACCATCATTCCACTGCTCTTAGCCTTGTTAGTCAGCTCGCAAGCGCAAGTCTGTTATGTTGATTTTGCATTTTCACAAAACGCGAGCAACGTTTACTTTGCCAATCTATCTGAACCAATAGACAGTACCACCAGTTTTGTCTGGAGCTTTGGTGATGGCACTTCTTCAACAGACATCAATGCTGAACACTATTACAGCAGTCAGGGAATATATGAGGTTTGTTTATTTATGCAGAATGCAAACGGCTGCGCCGATCAACACTGTGATACGTTGTATGTAGATTCTACAAACACAGTAAGTTGTTTTGCCGGATTTAACTATACAGAAGATGGACTGCAACTCACGTTCAGCAATAGCTCAATTCCGGGTGCGGGACAGATAGCCTGCAGCTGGAATTTTGGTGATGGCAGCACCTCCACCGCATTCGAACCGGTGCATGAATACAGCCAGGCAGGAATGTATCTTGTTTGCCTCCAGATCAGCAGTTTGCTGGGTTGTTCAGATACCTATTGTGAATTTGTAACGGTTACCAATCCCGGCTGTTCGGCATCGTTTACCTTTCAGGCCGCTGGAAGCGAGGTGCAGTTTTATGCCAGCAATGGAAGCGGTGGAACAGGCACTTATAGCTGGAACTTCGGCGACGGAGAAACCTCCAGTCAAGTCAATCCGCTCCACAATTATGCGGCTGCCGGCCTTTATAATGTTTGCCTGCAATACACTGACAGTAATTGTTCTGCAACAGCCTGTGATTCTTTTTACGTAAACAGCGGCGACAGTTGTTACGCAGATTTTTATGCCTATCAATCGTATGCTTCGGTAATTTTTATGTCCTACAATTATGATCCAAGTAAAACGTACTTCTGGGATTTTGGTGACGGAACCTACGCGTCAGATGCATCGGTTTCGCATCAATTTCAGGATGAAGGAATTTATACCGTCTGTCTTGTAGTGTCAGACAGTTCTTGCATGGCCACTTCCTGCCAGTCCATTTATTACTCGCCGGATTCCATCAGCAACAATGGTGGTAGTTGCGAAGCAGCATTTGAAGTAGCAGCTATTGATACCGCAAATTCTACCGTGTGGCTTACAGAGATGTCAACAGGTGCGAACAGTTATCTGTGGAGTTTTGGAGATGGAACTTCCTCAACGGTTCAATATCCATCCCATACTTACGCTCAAAATGGATCCTACCAGGTTTGCCTGAGTATTGAGTGTGACAGTAACAACACATCATCTTATTGTCAATGGATAGGCTTAATGGATTCGCTCGTAAATGGAGGTGTTGACATAACCCGTTCAGGTTTTGTATTGAATGTTAAACCACAAGTTATTTCAGCAATTTCTCCCATTGAAACGCAGAAACTAACTGTATTTCCCAATCCTGTAAATGATGCATTGCAATTCACCTTTCCTGCATCGATTAATGGTATTGCAAATCTTCGTATCCTGAATAGGGTAGGACAGTTGGTTGATCAGAAAAACATTGCAGTGAATGCAGGAGGATTCAATACGGTTGACCTCCGGCACTTGAATTCAGGCATGTACCTGTTACAACTTGTAAGTGACGGAAAAATATTTACCGGCAGCTTTGTAAAGCAATAG